TAGTGTGCACCACACCTCATCACGCTTCAGCTTCATTTGATGTTGACAACGCTCTACTGCTCAACTTAAGTAAATCCAAGCTCGACTTATCAAGAGCTTGACTGAGACTGATTTTAATCAGGTTATATTTCCTCCCTGGATCACTATTTCAACAAACTAGCTAAGTACTTTAGATACAAGTATGCATACTAGCAGTTTCCCTTGCAAGGCCTAACATATCATGGACACGGTATTCAGAAAAGAAGGCAGTCGATGCACATATGACTCCTTAAGGTGGGGTTTTGAAGTTAATGTGTGACAATATGCATAGGTAACCTATAAAACAGGTGCACAAGTGGCTGGAAAGATTGATTCGGTTACCATAGCATTTAAGACACAATCAAACATCTTGAGCGTTACAAGCAACACAATGCAATCAGTTATTTGTGGCCTCGTCTGTCTAAGTGATTGATTCCTAAGCAAGTCTGTGGCATGCAGAGTTCTGTTTACTCTCGTCTTCTCAGACTTTCTGTGAGCTGATGTCATCTCAGTGTTAATCGAGCATTAGAAATACTCGACGGAGCAGTCGGATTGATCACTTGCACTTTTAAACACACACCCTGTGAGACCTTTGGACTTATAGAAAGCTGTGAGATTACAGAATcctgggagagagaaagagaaccaccCTACTGAGAAGAATTCTTAAACATGCTTTCTGTCTGAGTAAGTGAATGGAGGGGTTTGTATAGCACCAGTGCAGACATGTAGGGAATGGGAAATCATTTGTCACACTTCTCTCTTAATAGCACAATAACTTgactacttaataataataatacatactatactgtacatacagtggTTCCCATAGTTAGTAACTTTACTTTTGCAATGACTTTTACCTAGCTGTTCCCAAAATGATTTCTAGAGGATGTGATGTCATTTTTCTATCAAGTTTATTATATAAGtctattatcattttaaaaacgtataaacatcttttatgaaatattttgctCCAAGTGTTAGTGATGTctttcttcaaaataaaagtcaatcgGTTTGATTTTTCAATGCTATTGTATTTATACATTATAGAAGCTAAGctgataatgttattttattatgatttatattcTATTCTAGTATTAATTATTGGCTTAtatgttcagtttttatttaaattttagtttaagtttcagTGATTTTGTTTATGTGCTTTGtcagtttttatttaactttgtttttatcagttttagtaattttagtatgtCAACTTAAACATTTTTTCAGGCAACATATATCATTTTCAAGTTTTTCAATATTTCTATATTCTGAATATATTCAACAATGATTTTTATTGGTTGTATTTCTTTAGTATTtaaagttaacaataacaacactaatATGGCAAAAGTGTTTAATTCCTTCACAGAATGGAGGAAGCACAAATCAGTCATTCAGCTTTACAGCTACAGTGCTTCACCACAAAACAGGACAAAAACAAACATCAccttatttggttttatttggttGATGATTCCAAACATCACAAATATGTAAACAACGTCTAAACACTGACCTAGAGATAGCATCCTAGTGCACACTAGCCGTTCACAAACAGAGTACCAGTGTGGCAAGGTGCTCCTCTCTGCTGCTGTCTTTGTCTCGTCGAGGCGTGAGTGATTAAGCTTGCGTTAGGAGTCATTATCTGAGTGTTTGCACAGCTCCGTCTGTCCTGAATGGGCCCAGTGGGTAAACACAAACGTAATACAGGATACACTTGCACAAGAGACTCAAGGCCTTTTCATAGTCAAACACACACCcagaattttttaaatgtaacatacatttacattttgttgATTTGTTAAGCCATTGTTGTATAATGCCTAACCAGTTTAACTATCACATTTCCTATTCAATTTAGGGTGGAAACCATGACATTGCTCAGGTCtcattaaatgattaaaagcttAATTTCACACAATGATATGAATGACGACTCCCGACACAAACCATAGAAATAATATTAgtttcatagatagatagatagatagatagatagatagatagatagatagatagatagatagatagatagatagataaatatatagatagatagatagggcagTTTTTTCCACACAGATGAATGTCAGTGGCCCCGGGTGATAAAGGGGTTGGGGCCTGAAAGTTGTGGGCGTGTCATTGCGGGTGGAGTATTTTCACTCCACAGAACCTCTACGGAGTGAGTAATTACTGGCTCCGCAGCCAACCGAGGGAACACACGCTCTGTCACACAGAAAAAGAGGTTCTCAACAAATTAGTGGAAGATTCTGGCGTGGAATTGTGGAGTTGTGTATAAAACATGTTACAGTGTGTGACTCCGATGGACTGCTGGGAAACACTGAAGGAACTGACAGAAAGCACATGAAACCTGTTGCTCTGAGCACTAATGCTTAAGGtgaactgatttattttttattattattctcccttattatatttttaaaaggaaTTAATTTTTTGATTGTGTCAGATTTCGTTTTCATATTTTCTTCTCGATTTTTCGCCGTCTTTTTGGTTGTGAATCCGCCGGATTGCATTCATCGGATGCATTCACCTGCCATGTGGAATTTAAAGCAGATCCGAAAGGAAACCTAGGCTTAAAATGTTACTTTGTTACAAAGTATGTGCGGGAAATGAACTTTCGACCTTAGCACGGTTTACTCGGTGAATGATTGACCATTTAGTCCACGGATGCGCGTGCTTTTCCATGGTACGTTCTGACGCTCAATTCTATGTTTATGATTTTCTGTTGAATTACTAAGCTGTTGTTTGATTTAACTTTAGTCGTTTTTTACTCTTTCAGCCTGTGTTTAGGATCATGGTCTGTATGAAATGCACTCACACAGTTGGAAGAAAGTGTGCTCAGGATCTGGACTGAAACTTCACTGTGATTTACAACCTTGTGGACTGTGGACATGCTGCTGGAGCAATTAAGGTTTCCTTTTGGGATTTCTTCTTTCCGAAACgcatcaataaattaaaaaaagaaaggaaggaaaggggaaaaaacgTGAGCCGAGAAAATACTCAAGAATTGAAATTCAGAGTTTTTCAGTACGAGGAAACCTTTAGATGCGCATCACTTCACCATGGAGACCTCAGGGATGCACCTGGTCAGATTTTGGCTGCACGTTCTGCTGCTGTTGCAACTGTCTCGGCTTGGTGATGCTGCCTCTAAGGATATAGTGTGTGAGCCAATCACTGTACCGATGTGCAAAGGGATTGAATACAATCACACCTACATGCCCAACCAGTTCAATCATGACACCCAGGATGAAGTCGGCTTGGAAGTGCACCAGTTTTGGCCACTTGTCCGGATCCGTTGCTCCCCAGACTTGCTTTTCTTCCTGTGCAGTATGTACACTCCCATCTGTCTTCAGGACTACAAAAAACCTCTGCCCCCTTGCAGGTCCGTGTGCGAGAGGGCTAAGAGGGGTTGCTCCCCCCTCATGATCCAGTATGGGTTTGAGTGGCCTGAGCGGATGAGTTGCGAGCAGCTGCCCATGCTGGGCGACACCGATCGGCTTTGTATGGACCGGAACAGCATTGAGACCACAACTCTATCACCTTTTTTCCCCAAACCCACTCCCAAGGGAACAGCACGACATAGACCCACTGTGAAATCTGCTCCACCTCAGAAGTGTGAGCGTGAGTGCCATTGTCGAAATCCCCTAGTAACAATTAAACAGGAAGCACATCCTCTCCATAACCGGGTACATACTGGCTCTCTACCCAATTGTGCTTTGCCTTGCCACCAACCCTACTTTTCCCTGGATGAGCGTACTTTTACAACCTTCTGGATCGGCCTGTGGTCAGTGCTGTGCTTTTTCTCGACACTCACCACTGTTGCCACTTTCCTCATTGACATGGAGCGTTTCCAATATCCAGAACGGCCGATTATCTTCCTGGCTGCttgttatctgtttgtgtcacTGGGGTACATCGTGCGACTGCTTGCGGGTCATGAGCGGGTAGCTTGCGAAGGCTCTGGCAACCAACAGCACATCCTCTATGACACCACGGGTCCAGCCCTTTGCACGCTAGTTTTCCTGCTCATATATTTCTTTGGAATGGCCAGCTCCATCTGGTGGGTGGTGCTTTCCTTCACCTGGTTCCTAGCGGCGGGAATGAAATGGGGGAATGAAGCCATCGCAGGTTACTCGCAGTACTTCCACCTTGCTGCTTGGCTCGTCCCTAGTGTCAAGTCCATCGCTGTCCTGGCTTTGAGTTCGGTGGATGGTGACCCCGTGGCTGGGATCTGTTACGTCGGCAACCAGAGTTTGGAGAGCCTACGTGGCTTTGTATTGGCACCGCTGGTCGTCTACCTTTTCACTGGCTCCCTCTTCCTTCTGGCTGGATTTGTTTCACTCTTCCGTATCCGTAGTGTCATTAAACAGGGCGGCACCAAGACGGACAAGCTGGAGAAGTTAATGATCCGGATCGGGCTCTTCACTGTTCTGTACACCGTGCCCGCAACTATAGGGGTGGCTTGCTTATTGTATGAGCAACATTACAGGCCAGGTTGGGAGCGGGCCCTGGCCTGTTCTTGCCCGTCGGAGCGCCAGCAGCTTGGCATGGGGCCGGACTATGCTGTCTTCATGCTGAAATACTTCATGTGTCTTGTAGTAGGGATTACCTCAGGTGTTTGGATCTGGTCTGGGAAGACTCTGGAGTCCTGGAGACGCTTTGTGGCACGGTACCTCCCCTGTAGGACCCGGAAGCCACCTGTAACAGGCTCATCCATTTACAGTGAGGCGAGTACCGCTCTCACAGCCCGAGCTGGAACAGTACCCACAGGGAACTATCACAAATCAGCACCTTCATCACACATCTGAACATTTGCCAGAAAGCCCTGGTCCATAATAAACCCTACAACTGTCAAACGAGTGAAGCATGAAGTGTGCAGGTCATGACTCTGAATGAGCAAGTGTCTGTTCGATTTAATGGAAGGAACAAATATATTATGAAGGATTTTTACAGGCTATTGGTTGTTTAATTGTAGCCAAGCTCTTCTCATTCACTGTTCTAATTTGCAGAGCAATGAACATGTTGATACTTTGTGAGGAAATGATAATTAGTCTGCTTTACAATTGTTGCTAGCttcttctgtgtttgtttttctagACCATGAATGATGGAAAAAATAAGGTGTTTAATACTTGATTTGAGTCAAGATAATTGAGGGGTTTgtggagatattttatttatttgtgtattcttGTAAATATGCTATACAAAAACTTTGTGATATCTTGTATAACAGTTGCTCGGCTGTGTTTGTGACTTTATCAGTGGGATCATTTTGAGTACCGTCTACAGTcttttaatttacaaatgtattCTAAGGTAGGAGGTGCTTTCATGTGTTCTCTgtgtaaaaaaaagaacatttcagcTTATACTGTCCAAGTCTAGAGAAGAAGCAGTTCACCTCAAGTTGTTGCAGGCAGTTCTACACAGGTTAATGCTCACCCAATGTTTTTCAGTGTCCCTCAACAGCCACTTATCAAAGCTATCTCCCCGCTGATAATAGATGGTTAGTTAAGCATCTATTGGGCAGTGTTAAATGATAGGATGTGTATGTTCTATCTGTAGAGGTTTTTAGAAGAGTCCGTAGGTCTACTGTGTGAGCTTGACTTCCCTCTTGTGGTCAATGGTTCAATATTCATGAGGTTTAGGTCTTAACCAGCAGCCATACTAGGTTTGTTGAATACAACTTGTTTTTGGTCTGTTAATTTCCTTGTCAAGCCTAATGATCCAGTTTTtggttattttatgtaatttcaccTTTGTGTTTTGAATCAGAAAAGCAGTTTATGCACTTTTAGCAGACAGAATctgtaaatgttgtttttgtagtTTTCAGTGGAGCATTAAGGTGTAAATA
The genomic region above belongs to Carassius carassius chromosome 11, fCarCar2.1, whole genome shotgun sequence and contains:
- the LOC132152963 gene encoding frizzled-5-like; translation: METSGMHLVRFWLHVLLLLQLSRLGDAASKDIVCEPITVPMCKGIEYNHTYMPNQFNHDTQDEVGLEVHQFWPLVRIRCSPDLLFFLCSMYTPICLQDYKKPLPPCRSVCERAKRGCSPLMIQYGFEWPERMSCEQLPMLGDTDRLCMDRNSIETTTLSPFFPKPTPKGTARHRPTVKSAPPQKCERECHCRNPLVTIKQEAHPLHNRVHTGSLPNCALPCHQPYFSLDERTFTTFWIGLWSVLCFFSTLTTVATFLIDMERFQYPERPIIFLAACYLFVSLGYIVRLLAGHERVACEGSGNQQHILYDTTGPALCTLVFLLIYFFGMASSIWWVVLSFTWFLAAGMKWGNEAIAGYSQYFHLAAWLVPSVKSIAVLALSSVDGDPVAGICYVGNQSLESLRGFVLAPLVVYLFTGSLFLLAGFVSLFRIRSVIKQGGTKTDKLEKLMIRIGLFTVLYTVPATIGVACLLYEQHYRPGWERALACSCPSERQQLGMGPDYAVFMLKYFMCLVVGITSGVWIWSGKTLESWRRFVARYLPCRTRKPPVTGSSIYSEASTALTARAGTVPTGNYHKSAPSSHI